A single genomic interval of Croceibacter atlanticus HTCC2559 harbors:
- a CDS encoding TIGR04282 family arsenosugar biosynthesis glycosyltransferase produces the protein MQGQTAILIFANSSQVDLGRKGMLGDKGLFNTLNAHTLSIVKSTKLPYFQFTEHEQVGNSFGERFTNAIKWVYAKGFDNVITIGNDTPHLTAKTLLNTHRLLENNTCVLGPSTDGGFYLMGLHKSQFNEGLFTKLPWQSRKLSKSITLLLSAFKVEVIRLETLQDIDAEEDIKNVLRFSKSLNKHILNLLRSLIPYVTQIFSAKNLQISHFHSYSFYNKGSPFGLSI, from the coding sequence ATGCAGGGACAAACAGCAATTTTAATCTTCGCAAACTCATCTCAGGTAGATTTGGGAAGAAAAGGTATGTTAGGTGATAAGGGTTTATTTAACACCTTAAATGCACATACACTATCAATTGTAAAGTCTACAAAGCTTCCGTATTTTCAGTTTACAGAACATGAACAAGTTGGAAACTCTTTCGGTGAGCGATTTACTAATGCTATAAAGTGGGTATATGCTAAAGGGTTTGACAATGTTATTACAATTGGGAATGACACACCACATTTAACTGCTAAAACACTTTTAAATACTCACAGACTTTTAGAAAACAACACTTGTGTTCTAGGGCCATCAACAGATGGTGGTTTTTATTTAATGGGACTTCATAAATCTCAATTTAATGAAGGCCTGTTTACAAAACTACCGTGGCAAAGTAGAAAGCTATCAAAAAGCATAACGTTACTGCTGTCTGCATTTAAAGTTGAGGTTATAAGACTAGAAACTTTGCAGGATATAGATGCTGAAGAGGACATAAAAAATGTCTTACGTTTTAGCAAAAGTTTAAACAAGCACATATTAAATTTATTAAGGTCACTTATACCTTATGTTACGCAAATTTTCAGCGCGAAAAATTTGCAAATAAGTCATTTTCACTCGTACTCATTTTACAATAAGGGTTCACCATTTGGATTGTCAATTTAG
- a CDS encoding SusC/RagA family TonB-linked outer membrane protein, with product MKQLFIGFALLLSAMSFAQTTITGTVTTTASGETVPFVNVILNNSTTATTTDDNGRYSIDINSELDVLKFSALGFISQSITVGNKTIINVALEESTTDLNEIVITALGFKRETKELGYAVQSLGSDDIQEVKAVNFLDNLSGKLAGVTISQGATGVGSTSKITIRGEASFSNNNPLFVVDGTPINNNTVFNFTNEAAAGFQEVDFGNGAMEVNPDDIASVSVLKGPSAAALYGTRASNGVIVIETKNGANKKGLGVSYNTSLFIDTAFRLPDFQNEYGQGNSGEFEYVDGLGGGINDNITYSWGPRLDQGLLIPQFDSPVVLANGTIVRGGDTSVYDGQPITPTAFNSNPDNLKDFYETGVTTINNLSIATGFNTGDFRLSLTDLRSDGIIPGVNLDRQTISTKLNFTPTQKTKITSNISYVNSQSDNRPSNGYGSENVNYSLVAWGPRSLNIDSLRDYWQPGLEGVQQYSFNYTFFDNPYFILFENRNSFNRDRVFGNVSIKHNFTEKLSVAVRSGMDYSNEKRQFLRNFSSNRFKNGAYAEHDVFFREINTDILVNYQDIVGDLSFDVSLGGNRLDQNASTKQSQATNLAQPGIFSLNNAASPIEVFQFESQKRINSIYGLAKFGYKDYLFLDITGRNDWSSALATPFSVDGTSFFYPSASASFILSEVATLPSIFSYAQLRASIAQVGNDTNPYQTSGTFVSQTPFNSQPTFSNQDLIPNANLKPESTTSYEAGFDVRFWRDRLNLDFTYYNALTKDQIISLPIGISSGYNQQVVNGGKVRTEGVEIIAGLIPIITDKFRWTTTFNFSKSVATVEDLPQDDGRLTLGLSRIYDSANQTVFFQVEEGGRVGDFYGTGYLKNENGDFILTDDGRYIADNNLQKFGNYNPDFMLGWNNQFSYGNWNLSFLFDWRQGGEIVSRTRALGNVGGQLAETAFRPEGGIIAQGVVNTGTAENPNYIPNTTAVTAESYYRQFYDRNHEENNIYDASYLKLRQFSVGYTFKLNDGFIGLKEGVDVNLSLVGRNLFAITENPHFDPEQLAVQGQSFVSGVEDMSYATTRSIGFKAGFNF from the coding sequence ATGAAACAACTTTTCATTGGCTTTGCGTTATTGCTTTCTGCAATGAGCTTTGCCCAAACTACTATTACCGGAACTGTTACAACCACAGCTTCTGGAGAAACAGTGCCATTTGTAAATGTTATTTTAAATAATAGCACGACAGCTACAACTACAGATGATAATGGCCGCTACAGTATCGACATAAATTCAGAATTAGATGTCCTTAAATTTTCTGCTTTAGGCTTTATTTCTCAATCTATAACAGTTGGTAACAAGACCATAATAAATGTAGCATTAGAAGAATCTACAACAGACCTAAATGAAATTGTAATTACGGCTTTAGGATTTAAACGAGAAACCAAAGAGTTAGGATATGCCGTACAAAGTTTAGGTAGTGATGATATTCAAGAAGTTAAAGCTGTAAATTTTCTAGATAATTTAAGCGGAAAATTAGCAGGTGTTACTATAAGTCAAGGAGCAACAGGTGTTGGTTCTACTTCAAAAATAACAATACGAGGTGAGGCTTCATTTTCTAATAACAATCCCTTATTTGTTGTAGACGGTACACCTATTAATAATAATACGGTTTTTAATTTCACAAATGAAGCAGCAGCAGGTTTTCAAGAAGTAGATTTTGGTAATGGTGCTATGGAGGTTAATCCAGATGATATCGCTTCGGTTTCAGTATTAAAAGGACCAAGTGCAGCAGCACTTTATGGTACTAGAGCATCTAACGGCGTTATTGTTATAGAAACTAAGAATGGAGCAAACAAAAAAGGCTTAGGAGTAAGTTATAATACCAGCCTTTTTATAGATACTGCATTTAGGTTGCCAGATTTTCAAAATGAGTACGGCCAAGGAAATTCTGGAGAGTTTGAATATGTAGATGGCTTAGGTGGCGGTATAAACGATAATATAACATATTCTTGGGGGCCAAGGTTAGACCAAGGCTTACTCATACCACAGTTTGACAGTCCTGTTGTACTTGCTAATGGCACAATTGTAAGAGGTGGCGATACTTCTGTTTATGATGGCCAACCAATAACTCCTACAGCATTTAATTCAAATCCTGATAACCTTAAGGATTTTTATGAGACAGGTGTAACAACTATTAACAACCTATCAATAGCTACTGGTTTTAATACTGGAGATTTTAGGTTATCTCTTACAGACTTAAGAAGTGATGGTATTATTCCTGGCGTTAACTTAGACAGACAAACCATATCTACAAAGCTAAATTTTACACCAACTCAAAAAACAAAAATCACGTCTAACATAAGTTATGTAAACTCTCAAAGTGATAATAGACCATCAAATGGATATGGTAGTGAAAATGTAAATTACTCTTTAGTAGCTTGGGGACCAAGATCTTTAAATATAGATAGCTTAAGAGATTACTGGCAACCTGGTTTAGAAGGAGTACAACAATACTCTTTTAACTACACCTTTTTTGACAATCCATATTTTATCCTTTTTGAAAATAGAAATAGTTTTAATAGAGATCGTGTTTTTGGAAATGTTTCTATCAAACATAATTTTACAGAAAAGCTAAGTGTTGCAGTAAGGTCTGGAATGGATTACAGTAATGAAAAACGTCAATTCTTAAGAAATTTTAGTTCAAATAGATTTAAAAATGGTGCGTACGCAGAGCACGATGTTTTTTTTAGAGAAATAAATACAGATATCTTAGTAAACTATCAAGATATTGTTGGAGACCTTTCTTTTGATGTGTCTTTAGGAGGAAACAGATTAGATCAAAATGCATCTACCAAACAATCTCAAGCAACTAATTTAGCACAACCTGGTATATTTAGTCTTAACAATGCAGCTTCTCCTATTGAAGTATTTCAGTTTGAGTCTCAAAAGCGAATCAATTCTATTTATGGCTTGGCAAAATTTGGGTATAAAGACTACCTATTTTTAGACATTACAGGAAGAAACGATTGGTCTAGCGCATTAGCAACTCCTTTTTCGGTAGATGGTACATCTTTCTTTTACCCTTCAGCTTCAGCAAGTTTTATATTGTCTGAGGTAGCAACGCTTCCAAGCATATTTTCTTACGCTCAGCTAAGAGCAAGCATAGCACAAGTAGGTAATGATACTAACCCATACCAAACCTCAGGAACGTTTGTCTCTCAAACCCCATTTAATAGTCAACCTACATTTAGCAATCAGGATTTAATTCCAAATGCAAACCTAAAGCCAGAAAGCACCACATCTTATGAGGCAGGTTTTGATGTTCGTTTTTGGAGAGATCGTCTTAATTTAGATTTTACGTATTATAATGCATTAACTAAAGATCAAATAATATCATTACCAATTGGTATATCCTCAGGATATAACCAACAGGTAGTTAACGGAGGAAAAGTTCGAACAGAAGGTGTTGAAATTATTGCAGGCTTAATACCAATCATAACAGATAAATTTAGGTGGACAACCACATTTAATTTTAGTAAAAGTGTTGCAACTGTTGAAGACTTACCACAAGATGATGGTCGCCTAACTTTAGGCTTAAGTAGAATTTATGACAGTGCTAACCAAACGGTTTTCTTTCAAGTTGAAGAAGGTGGTCGCGTAGGTGATTTTTATGGAACAGGCTATCTTAAAAACGAAAACGGCGATTTTATCCTAACCGATGACGGAAGATATATTGCAGATAATAATTTACAGAAATTTGGAAACTATAATCCAGATTTTATGCTAGGATGGAACAACCAATTCTCCTACGGTAACTGGAATTTGAGCTTCCTTTTTGATTGGAGACAAGGTGGCGAAATTGTATCTAGAACTAGAGCTTTAGGTAATGTAGGTGGACAATTGGCAGAAACTGCTTTTAGACCTGAAGGCGGCATTATAGCTCAAGGTGTTGTAAATACGGGTACTGCAGAAAATCCTAACTATATTCCTAATACAACTGCAGTAACTGCAGAAAGCTACTACCGTCAATTTTATGATAGAAACCACGAAGAAAATAATATATACGATGCCTCTTATTTAAAGCTAAGACAGTTTTCTGTGGGTTATACCTTTAAATTAAATGATGGATTTATAGGACTTAAGGAAGGTGTAGATGTAAACCTTTCTTTAGTTGGAAGAAACTTATTTGCTATTACAGAAAACCCGCATTTTGATCCAGAGCAATTAGCCGTACAAGGACAAAGTTTTGTAAGTGGTGTAGAAGATATGAGTTATGCCACAACAAGAAGTATAGGTTTTAAAGCCGGATTTAATTTCTAA
- a CDS encoding SusD/RagB family nutrient-binding outer membrane lipoprotein, producing the protein MKHLVYILSLFCLLGLSSCTKDFEDINTNPNAPNSVQPSLLLRQVIYDFGEQMSYEGFVAGDLLSQHRTALDFNLFDRHALKSPQLGGNPWPIFYTNLRDNEIIINQSQNVETFAVYEGPALIMKAYMAGILTDLFGDVPYSEAFNGIDGTVKPSYDLQENIYNAEDGIFDNLEKGVAAINAYQGAIPLEGDILFNGNLQAWIKFANSLKIKHLMRVSNKMDVSSELQAIFNEGNYISLNSENAIFNFTATEPNSFRLAQLRIGDFNNFVLSETMENVLQDLEDPRLGTFFRPFDNSDSGGFNGLINGIDASQTSIALADYSRAGTLFREDTSGLDANFSTAWETNFFLAEAAERGIITANAQQLYEIGVQQAFEFWLTDLPETYLTTGNAAYNTGNNLSQILTQKWIANIINGYEGWTEWRRTGFPEFMPVDASLNDGLIPVRMPYPSEEEALNADNYNEAATATNGNSINAEVWWNE; encoded by the coding sequence ATGAAACATTTAGTATACATATTAAGCCTGTTTTGTCTATTAGGATTAAGCAGTTGCACCAAAGATTTCGAAGATATAAACACTAACCCGAATGCACCTAATTCAGTCCAACCAAGTTTATTACTACGTCAAGTAATTTATGATTTTGGTGAGCAGATGAGTTATGAGGGCTTTGTAGCTGGAGATTTACTATCACAACATCGTACAGCACTAGACTTTAATTTGTTTGACAGGCACGCATTAAAATCGCCACAACTAGGAGGAAATCCTTGGCCAATTTTTTATACAAACTTAAGAGATAACGAAATTATTATAAACCAATCTCAGAATGTTGAAACGTTTGCAGTATATGAAGGTCCTGCGCTAATAATGAAAGCTTATATGGCAGGTATCCTAACAGATTTATTTGGAGACGTTCCTTATTCAGAAGCATTTAATGGTATAGATGGTACAGTAAAACCTAGTTATGACTTACAGGAAAATATATACAATGCAGAAGATGGCATATTTGATAATCTAGAAAAAGGAGTTGCAGCAATTAATGCATACCAAGGCGCAATACCTTTAGAAGGAGACATTCTTTTTAACGGAAATCTTCAGGCTTGGATAAAATTTGCAAATTCATTAAAAATTAAACACTTAATGAGAGTGTCTAATAAAATGGATGTGTCTTCAGAGTTACAAGCAATTTTTAATGAAGGCAATTATATTTCTTTAAACTCAGAAAATGCAATATTCAATTTTACAGCAACAGAACCAAACAGTTTTAGGCTAGCACAACTTAGAATAGGAGATTTTAACAATTTTGTTTTATCTGAAACTATGGAAAATGTACTTCAAGATCTAGAAGACCCAAGATTAGGAACATTTTTTAGACCGTTCGATAATTCAGATTCTGGAGGATTTAACGGCTTAATTAATGGGATAGATGCTTCTCAAACAAGTATTGCACTAGCAGATTATTCAAGAGCTGGCACATTATTTAGAGAAGACACGTCTGGCTTAGATGCTAACTTTTCAACAGCTTGGGAAACAAATTTTTTCTTAGCAGAAGCTGCAGAACGTGGAATAATAACAGCTAACGCTCAACAACTATACGAAATAGGTGTACAGCAAGCTTTTGAGTTTTGGCTTACAGATCTTCCAGAAACATATTTAACTACTGGAAATGCTGCTTACAACACAGGAAACAACTTATCGCAGATTCTAACCCAAAAATGGATAGCTAATATCATAAACGGTTATGAAGGTTGGACAGAATGGCGCCGAACAGGTTTCCCAGAATTTATGCCTGTAGATGCTAGCTTAAATGATGGGCTTATTCCTGTAAGAATGCCCTATCCATCTGAGGAAGAAGCTCTAAATGCAGATAATTATAATGAAGCTGCAACTGCTACAAATGGGAACAGTATTAATGCAGAAGTTTGGTGGAACGAGTAA
- a CDS encoding SLC5/6 family protein — protein MSVEYWQWILVIGSSLLLFFLSPLAKNASEFFKATHRKKAPNALMLTGSLIISWIFAKSITNAANLGLDYGIVGGVAYAGYYLSFAVAGLIIYKIRVKGGFSSIHEFLTTKFGKGAVALFSILICIRLFNEVWSNTIVIGTYFGDQGTQAYYWSILIFTALTLAYALKGGLSSSIFTDVIQMGLFAILLSVILGVIFTAEDFTIKDAATSGTWSLDLGLNLFFAALIQSFSYPFHDPVLTDRGFLSSPKVTRRSFIMASILGAICIIMFSIIGVYAQSEGFKGQAAVEVGKAFGVVILLVINFIMITSAASTLDSTFSSFSKLLAVDLNLGNTLKFGRLAMIAVAILGTIPVFLDAEILSATTISGTMVIGLTPVFLFWNIKVPKLSFYLSVCCGLVFGFLLVFGWFPEALKFSTGKYADLLWINVWGILCCMMLYMLPKWIKN, from the coding sequence ATGAGTGTAGAGTACTGGCAATGGATTTTAGTAATAGGCTCAAGTCTGTTATTATTTTTCTTATCACCATTAGCAAAAAATGCATCAGAGTTTTTTAAAGCAACTCACCGCAAAAAGGCTCCTAACGCATTAATGCTAACAGGAAGCCTTATAATCTCTTGGATTTTTGCTAAAAGCATTACCAATGCTGCAAACTTAGGATTAGATTATGGTATTGTTGGTGGTGTTGCATATGCTGGTTATTACTTAAGTTTTGCTGTTGCTGGTTTAATAATATATAAGATTAGAGTAAAAGGTGGCTTTAGCAGCATACACGAGTTTTTAACTACAAAATTTGGAAAAGGTGCTGTTGCACTTTTCTCTATACTTATATGTATACGTTTATTTAATGAGGTGTGGAGCAACACCATAGTTATAGGAACTTATTTTGGAGATCAAGGTACACAAGCTTATTATTGGTCAATCTTAATATTCACAGCGCTTACATTAGCCTATGCATTAAAAGGCGGTTTAAGTAGTTCTATTTTTACAGATGTTATACAAATGGGGCTTTTTGCCATTTTACTCTCAGTTATTTTAGGCGTAATATTTACAGCAGAAGATTTTACCATAAAAGATGCCGCTACTTCTGGAACTTGGTCGTTAGACTTAGGTCTTAATTTATTTTTTGCAGCACTCATACAGTCGTTTAGTTACCCGTTTCACGACCCTGTTCTTACAGATCGTGGTTTTTTGAGTTCACCAAAAGTTACACGGCGTAGTTTTATAATGGCAAGTATATTGGGCGCTATATGCATTATAATGTTTAGCATTATTGGGGTGTATGCACAAAGTGAAGGTTTTAAGGGTCAAGCAGCAGTTGAGGTTGGTAAGGCATTTGGTGTGGTTATATTATTGGTTATTAATTTTATTATGATTACTTCTGCAGCGTCAACATTAGACTCTACGTTTTCATCATTTTCTAAATTATTGGCTGTAGATCTTAATTTAGGAAACACATTAAAATTTGGTCGTTTGGCAATGATAGCAGTTGCTATCTTAGGAACCATACCAGTTTTTTTAGATGCTGAAATATTATCTGCTACCACAATTTCTGGAACTATGGTTATTGGGCTTACACCTGTTTTCTTATTCTGGAATATAAAGGTTCCTAAACTAAGCTTTTACCTAAGTGTGTGTTGCGGATTAGTATTTGGCTTTTTACTTGTTTTTGGCTGGTTTCCTGAAGCTCTTAAATTTTCAACCGGAAAATATGCAGATTTACTCTGGATTAATGTCTGGGGAATACTATGTTGTATGATGTTATATATGTTACCAAAATGGATAAAAAATTAA
- a CDS encoding metallophosphoesterase family protein, translating into MDKKLTDLGTVKGKMLLFGGVYSNLQALEELIRIADKQGIPPENCICTGDIVGYCAQPEEVVQTFKKWGARSILGNVEIQLRDGAEDCGCDFREGSRCDGFSQLWFPYAQSKLSKSSLDYIASLPDHITFNYAGNQVGILHGSYFNVSEFIYKSTNWEVKAPNFSKLNADIIVGGHCGLPFQHLENEKYWLNPGVIGMPANDGEPHVWYMTFNDDGLFKYNHHTLKYNYKLTSSLMQNGLLPEEYARTIITGIWDNTEILPAYESGLQGFGIVL; encoded by the coding sequence ATGGATAAAAAATTAACAGATTTAGGGACTGTAAAAGGTAAAATGCTTTTGTTTGGAGGCGTTTACAGCAATTTACAAGCTCTTGAAGAACTTATAAGAATTGCAGATAAACAAGGTATACCGCCAGAAAATTGTATTTGTACTGGAGATATCGTTGGGTATTGTGCGCAACCAGAAGAGGTTGTTCAGACATTTAAAAAATGGGGCGCTAGGAGTATATTAGGTAATGTAGAGATACAGCTTCGTGATGGTGCAGAAGATTGCGGTTGTGATTTTAGAGAAGGTTCTAGATGCGATGGCTTTTCTCAACTTTGGTTTCCATATGCGCAAAGCAAACTCAGCAAATCCTCTTTAGATTATATAGCATCGCTTCCAGACCATATAACATTTAACTACGCTGGAAACCAAGTGGGCATTTTACATGGGTCATATTTTAATGTATCAGAGTTTATATACAAATCAACTAACTGGGAAGTTAAAGCACCAAACTTTTCAAAATTAAATGCAGATATAATTGTTGGTGGCCATTGTGGCTTGCCTTTTCAGCATTTGGAAAATGAAAAGTACTGGTTAAATCCTGGCGTTATTGGTATGCCTGCAAATGATGGTGAGCCACACGTTTGGTATATGACTTTTAATGACGATGGCTTATTTAAATACAACCATCATACCCTTAAGTACAATTATAAATTAACAAGCTCTTTAATGCAAAATGGATTGTTGCCAGAAGAGTATGCCAGAACCATAATTACAGGCATTTGGGATAACACAGAAATACTACCTGCTTATGAAAGTGGCCTGCAAGGGTTTGGTATTGTGCTTTAA
- a CDS encoding hydroxymethylglutaryl-CoA reductase, degradative: MSKTITGFSKLSKEEKIDWLVTTFFEKSSSAVHILKQYWNTNQQLQQLHDEFTENTISNYYLPFGVAPNFSINGKNYAIPMAIEESSVIAAASNAAKYWLNRGGFKAEVLDTQKVGQVHFTFQGSAEILKSFFSEVKPKLLASVAALTKNMKKRGGGVLDISLVNKTEALQGYYQLHCTFETVDSMGANFINSCLEQFAETFKTEASSYAAFNEELPHIVMSILSNYVPNCIVRAEVSCPVEELSDSKIPDGKEFAEKFIQAINIAEIEPFRAVTHNKGIMNGIDAVVLATGNDFRAVEAGIHAYASKDGQYSSLTHASIDNGIFKFWMEVPLALGTVGGLTSLHPLVKLALQLLGSPNAKELMKIVAVAGLAQNFAAIKSLTTTGIQQGHMKMHLMNILNQFNATADEKTAMVKHFTTNTVSHSAVVDALETYRS; this comes from the coding sequence ATGAGTAAAACCATTACTGGGTTTTCTAAGCTAAGCAAAGAAGAAAAAATTGACTGGCTAGTTACTACGTTTTTCGAAAAAAGTTCAAGCGCTGTACATATACTTAAACAATACTGGAACACCAATCAACAGTTACAACAACTGCATGACGAGTTTACAGAAAACACAATTTCAAATTACTATTTACCTTTTGGTGTAGCACCAAACTTTTCAATAAACGGAAAAAACTATGCTATACCAATGGCAATAGAAGAAAGCTCTGTTATAGCAGCAGCAAGTAATGCCGCAAAATATTGGTTAAATAGAGGTGGCTTTAAAGCAGAAGTTTTAGATACTCAAAAAGTAGGGCAGGTTCATTTTACATTTCAAGGAAGTGCAGAAATATTAAAGTCTTTTTTCTCTGAAGTTAAACCTAAATTACTGGCCTCTGTAGCAGCACTCACTAAGAATATGAAAAAGCGCGGAGGTGGCGTTTTAGATATTTCATTAGTTAATAAAACTGAAGCTTTACAAGGGTATTACCAATTACATTGCACATTTGAGACGGTTGACTCTATGGGCGCGAACTTTATAAACAGTTGTTTAGAGCAATTTGCTGAAACTTTTAAGACTGAAGCGTCTTCATATGCAGCATTTAATGAGGAGTTACCACATATCGTAATGAGTATTCTTTCTAACTATGTCCCTAATTGTATTGTTAGAGCAGAAGTCTCTTGTCCTGTTGAAGAGCTTTCAGATTCTAAAATTCCTGACGGAAAAGAGTTTGCTGAAAAATTTATACAAGCCATTAATATTGCAGAAATTGAACCTTTTAGAGCCGTTACTCATAATAAGGGAATAATGAACGGAATAGATGCAGTTGTGCTCGCAACAGGAAATGACTTTAGAGCTGTTGAAGCAGGCATACACGCCTATGCTTCTAAAGATGGACAATATTCTAGCCTTACACACGCAAGTATAGATAATGGTATATTTAAATTCTGGATGGAAGTACCTTTAGCCTTAGGAACCGTAGGTGGCTTAACAAGTTTACATCCTTTAGTAAAGTTAGCATTGCAATTATTAGGAAGTCCTAATGCAAAAGAATTAATGAAGATTGTTGCAGTTGCTGGATTGGCTCAAAACTTTGCTGCTATAAAATCTTTAACTACAACAGGAATACAGCAAGGCCACATGAAAATGCATTTAATGAATATTTTAAATCAGTTTAATGCTACTGCAGATGAAAAAACAGCAATGGTAAAACACTTTACTACAAATACTGTTAGCCATAGTGCAGTGGTTGATGCACTGGAAACTTATAGGTCTTAA
- a CDS encoding GYDIA family GHMP kinase gives MVVENPKYFYSPGKLLLTGEYVVLDGAKSLAIPTTFGQTLKITSIPEQVLRWQSVDVNNNIWFQADFELDTTSKVVTNSTLEVAQRLTQVLQVVCDLNDGFKDNFKGTLAITELEFPNNWGLGSSSTLINNLANWAQVDAFKLLKQTFGGSGYDIACAQHRTPVLYQLNEGLNISTEVSFKPSFHKELFFVHLNKKQNSRDSIKHYRSVPKDTLRNVLSKISKLTERVLTANSVQEFSDTLNKHETIISQLIKTPTIKEQLFSDYPKTIKSLGGWGGDFVLVVGNPEDKIYFKEKGYHTILSFAEMIA, from the coding sequence ATGGTAGTAGAAAACCCTAAATATTTTTACAGTCCAGGTAAATTATTACTTACTGGAGAATATGTGGTTTTAGATGGTGCTAAATCTTTAGCAATCCCTACAACATTTGGTCAAACACTTAAAATAACTTCTATTCCAGAACAGGTTTTGCGTTGGCAAAGTGTAGATGTAAATAATAATATTTGGTTTCAAGCAGATTTTGAATTAGATACAACCTCAAAAGTAGTCACTAACTCAACTCTTGAAGTTGCCCAACGGCTTACACAAGTCTTACAAGTTGTTTGTGATTTAAATGATGGCTTTAAAGATAACTTTAAAGGAACACTTGCAATTACAGAGCTTGAATTTCCAAATAATTGGGGTTTAGGTAGTTCTTCTACGTTAATTAATAACTTAGCCAACTGGGCACAGGTTGATGCCTTTAAGTTACTTAAGCAAACCTTTGGAGGCAGCGGTTACGATATTGCTTGTGCACAACATAGAACACCAGTTTTGTATCAACTAAATGAAGGCTTAAACATTAGTACAGAGGTTTCTTTTAAGCCATCCTTTCATAAAGAGCTGTTCTTTGTACATCTTAATAAAAAGCAAAACAGTAGAGACTCAATAAAGCATTATAGAAGTGTTCCTAAAGATACCTTACGTAATGTATTGTCGAAAATTTCTAAATTAACAGAACGAGTTTTAACTGCTAATTCAGTTCAGGAGTTTTCAGATACTTTAAATAAGCACGAAACTATAATTTCGCAACTTATTAAAACACCTACAATTAAGGAACAGCTATTTTCAGACTATCCTAAAACTATTAAAAGTTTAGGAGGTTGGGGTGGCGACTTTGTCTTAGTAGTAGGAAACCCAGA